In the Ictalurus punctatus breed USDA103 chromosome 7, Coco_2.0, whole genome shotgun sequence genome, one interval contains:
- the higd1a gene encoding HIG1 domain family member 1A, mitochondrial, translating to MSFMSFDEHEESKFLRKAKENPFVPVGMAGFFAIVAHRLYKMKYRGSMKMSVHLIHMRVAAQGFVVGAMTLGVVYSMYKDYVLKPAEAQRALENK from the exons ATGTCCTTCATGTCGTTTGATGAGCACGAGGAGTCCAAGTTCCTCAGGAAGGCCAAGGAGAACCCGTTCGTCCCTGTCG GGATGGCCGGGTTCTTTGCCATCGTGGCACACAGGCTGTACAAGATGAAGTACAGGGGCAGCATGAAGATGTCTGTGCACCTGATCCACATGCGTGTGGCGGCGCAGGGCTTCGTAGTGGGAGCCATGACCTTAG GTGTGGTGTACTCCATGTACAAGGACTACGTGCTGAAGCCGGCTGAAGCTCAGAGAGCGCTGGAAAACAAGTGA